One region of Cobetia sp. cqz5-12 genomic DNA includes:
- the lepB gene encoding signal peptidase I yields the protein MDFSLVLVIAVAVAGVVWLIDLVALRSARKARVAKAEASVEGELDAGTREKLARDPWPVDYAKSFFPVLLLVLVVRSFAFEPFQIPSGSMLPTLKIGDFILVNKYDYGLRLPVVDTKVLEVGEPERGDVMVFRFPEDPSTNFIKRVVGLPGDTIRYEGKQLYVNGEAIDKTLNARNSSEQSGEDLLDETLGKHAHQIYNNPQDPGPQMREIRVPEGMYFVMGDNRDHSNDSRYWGFVPEENIVGKAVAVWMHWKEGFPDFSSVRLIH from the coding sequence ATGGATTTCTCGCTAGTATTGGTGATTGCCGTAGCGGTAGCCGGCGTGGTGTGGTTGATAGACCTGGTTGCCCTGCGCAGTGCGCGCAAGGCGCGTGTGGCCAAGGCCGAGGCCTCCGTTGAAGGAGAACTGGACGCTGGCACGCGTGAGAAGCTGGCGCGTGACCCGTGGCCGGTGGACTATGCCAAGTCCTTCTTCCCGGTACTGCTGCTGGTACTGGTGGTGCGCTCCTTCGCGTTCGAGCCGTTCCAGATTCCGTCCGGCTCGATGCTGCCGACGCTCAAGATCGGCGACTTCATCCTGGTCAACAAGTATGACTATGGCCTGCGCCTGCCGGTGGTCGACACCAAGGTGCTGGAAGTCGGCGAGCCGGAGCGTGGCGATGTGATGGTATTCCGTTTCCCGGAGGATCCGTCCACCAACTTCATCAAGCGCGTCGTCGGCCTGCCGGGCGATACCATTCGCTACGAAGGCAAGCAGCTCTACGTGAATGGTGAGGCCATCGACAAGACATTGAATGCGCGCAACTCCAGTGAACAATCCGGTGAAGACCTGCTGGATGAGACACTGGGGAAACACGCCCATCAAATCTACAATAACCCTCAGGACCCCGGCCCGCAGATGCGCGAGATCCGGGTGCCGGAAGGCATGTACTTCGTGATGGGTGACAACCGTGATCACTCCAACGACAGCCGCTACTGGGGCTTCGTGCCGGAAGAGAACATCGTCGGCAAGGCGGTGGCGGTATGGATGCACTGGAAAGAAGGGTTCCCGGACTTTTCCTCGGTACGCCTGATTCATTGA
- the rnc gene encoding ribonuclease III, translating to MSSPLNAFVKRIGHTFEDASLLELALTHRSYGGQNNERLEFLGDSIVNFVIAEALFLRFPQAREGQLSRLRARLVKGQTLAELAREFNLGENLRLGSGEMKSGGHRRESILADAVEAVIGAIYLDAGMQVAREHVLRWYATRLEALNLQDTQKDPKTRLQEFLQSRQAALPRYEVTSVEGEAHSQTFSVDCHVEMIDTKTTGVGSSRRHAEQQAAEFALQLLEPARGGRS from the coding sequence GTGAGTAGCCCGCTGAATGCCTTTGTAAAGCGTATCGGCCACACCTTCGAGGATGCGAGCCTGCTGGAACTGGCTCTGACCCATCGAAGCTATGGTGGCCAGAACAATGAGCGTCTCGAATTCCTTGGCGATTCCATCGTCAACTTCGTGATCGCCGAAGCGCTGTTCCTGCGCTTCCCCCAGGCCCGTGAAGGCCAGCTGTCACGCCTGCGTGCGCGCCTGGTCAAGGGCCAGACCCTCGCGGAGCTGGCGCGTGAATTCAATCTCGGCGAGAACCTGCGTCTGGGCTCCGGCGAGATGAAAAGCGGCGGTCACCGTCGCGAGTCCATTCTGGCCGATGCCGTGGAAGCCGTGATCGGCGCCATCTATCTGGACGCCGGCATGCAGGTGGCGCGTGAACACGTGCTGCGCTGGTACGCCACCCGTCTTGAAGCGCTGAATCTTCAGGACACCCAGAAAGACCCCAAGACGCGTCTGCAGGAATTCCTGCAATCGCGTCAGGCGGCACTGCCGCGTTATGAGGTGACCAGCGTCGAAGGCGAAGCGCATTCGCAGACCTTCAGCGTCGATTGCCACGTCGAGATGATCGACACCAAGACCACAGGCGTCGGCTCCAGCCGTCGTCATGCTGAACAGCAGGCGGCCGAGTTCGCGCTGCAACTGCTCGAACCTGCCCGCGGAGGCCGCTCATGA
- the era gene encoding GTPase Era, whose amino-acid sequence MLAAAGVSDQPLPDTRCGFVAIVGRPNVGKSTLMNHILGQKVSITSRRPQTTRHQVMGIHTEEGTQCVFVDTPGIHIMQRDRNKAINRFMNQAATQALRDVDAVVFIVDRTRWMEEDQIVLEKLAHVKAPVILVVNKIDWLKDKTTLAPWLQSLQERRDFAAIIPMSAKNGTNIDLLLENVMKRLPQGEHMFADDQITNKSSRFLASELVREKVMRQLGDELPYQMTVEIEEFKTDQRGTLHISALMMVERQGQKKILIGENGERIKNIGREARLEMERAFDAKVMLNLWVKVKRGWSDDERALKSLGYTHDKD is encoded by the coding sequence ATGCTGGCCGCCGCCGGTGTCAGCGATCAGCCGCTGCCGGACACCCGCTGTGGCTTCGTCGCCATCGTCGGTCGTCCGAATGTCGGCAAGTCGACGCTGATGAACCACATCCTGGGCCAGAAGGTCTCGATCACCTCGCGTCGTCCGCAGACCACGCGTCACCAGGTGATGGGTATCCACACCGAAGAGGGCACCCAGTGCGTCTTCGTCGATACCCCGGGGATCCACATCATGCAGCGCGATCGCAACAAGGCGATCAATCGCTTTATGAACCAGGCCGCCACCCAGGCGCTGCGTGACGTCGATGCCGTCGTCTTCATCGTCGACCGCACCCGCTGGATGGAAGAAGACCAGATCGTGCTCGAGAAGCTGGCCCACGTGAAGGCGCCGGTGATTCTGGTGGTCAACAAGATCGATTGGCTCAAGGACAAGACCACCCTCGCGCCCTGGCTGCAGAGCCTGCAGGAGCGTCGTGACTTCGCAGCCATCATTCCGATGTCGGCCAAGAACGGCACCAACATCGATCTGCTGCTCGAGAACGTGATGAAGCGTCTGCCGCAGGGCGAGCACATGTTCGCGGACGACCAGATCACCAACAAGAGCTCTCGCTTCCTGGCCTCCGAGCTGGTGCGCGAGAAGGTGATGCGTCAGCTGGGCGACGAACTGCCCTACCAGATGACCGTCGAGATCGAGGAATTCAAGACCGATCAGCGCGGCACCCTGCACATCAGCGCGCTGATGATGGTCGAGCGCCAGGGCCAGAAGAAGATCCTGATCGGCGAGAACGGTGAGCGCATCAAGAACATCGGCCGTGAAGCGCGTCTCGAGATGGAACGTGCCTTCGACGCCAAGGTCATGCTGAACCTGTGGGTCAAGGTCAAGCGTGGCTGGTCGGATGACGAGCGTGCCCTGAAGAGTCTGGGTTACACCCACGACAAGGACTGA
- the recO gene encoding DNA repair protein RecO yields MTPQPAFLLHRKPYRETSAIIELLTLEHGRVRAVARGVQRPGSKARARLQPFTPLHVTWRGESDLKTLNLMETGGSASLLAGEGLLCGFYANELLTRTLPVEMPVPELFALYSLTLDEVALPARRAPALRRLEYSLLEALEQLPQFRALDDSPLMPDVRYDYVVSERRFQAQPPGAAGIEGRALKLLASEDWGHAGLARESLWLARRALAPLLGDRPLRSRELMMQLTARRRQSRQSD; encoded by the coding sequence ATGACGCCGCAACCGGCCTTCCTGCTGCATCGCAAGCCCTACCGTGAAACCAGTGCCATCATCGAATTGCTGACCCTCGAACACGGACGGGTGCGCGCGGTGGCGCGTGGCGTTCAGCGCCCGGGCAGCAAGGCGCGTGCACGACTGCAGCCGTTCACGCCCTTGCATGTCACCTGGCGTGGCGAGAGCGATCTCAAGACGCTCAACCTGATGGAGACCGGTGGCAGCGCCAGTCTGCTGGCGGGCGAGGGGCTGCTGTGCGGGTTCTACGCCAATGAGCTTTTGACCCGTACGCTGCCGGTGGAAATGCCGGTGCCGGAGCTGTTCGCGCTCTACTCGCTGACATTGGACGAGGTCGCACTGCCCGCCAGACGCGCGCCCGCGCTCAGGCGACTGGAATACAGCCTGCTGGAAGCGCTGGAGCAACTGCCGCAATTTCGCGCTCTGGATGACAGCCCGCTGATGCCGGATGTGCGCTATGACTATGTGGTCAGTGAGCGACGCTTTCAGGCGCAGCCGCCAGGCGCGGCGGGCATCGAAGGGCGGGCCCTGAAGTTGCTGGCCAGCGAAGACTGGGGCCATGCTGGGCTTGCCCGCGAGAGCCTGTGGCTGGCGCGGCGTGCGCTGGCGCCTCTGCTGGGGGATCGTCCGCTGCGTTCGCGCGAGTTGATGATGCAGCTGACGGCCAGGCGGCGTCAGAGTCGTCAGTCCGACTGA
- the pdxJ gene encoding pyridoxine 5'-phosphate synthase, whose amino-acid sequence MHPLRILLGVNIDHIATLRQARGTRYPDPVQAALVAEEAGADGITVHLREDRRHIQERDVRILAEVLNTRMNLEMAVSEEMLALAEEVQPANVCLVPEKREELTTEGGLDVAGDLARITAACERLAAAGCEVSLFIDPEPEQIRAAFEAGAPVIELHTGAYADATGETARVEFERIAAAAELANELGLVVNAGHGLNYHNVEAIAGISGLNELNIGHAIIARAMFVGLKEAVIEMKRLCIAGQEAGLMAALDAHDHDHDHEHGDDHEHVQGSGCCG is encoded by the coding sequence ATGCATCCGCTGCGCATCCTGCTCGGGGTCAACATCGACCACATTGCCACACTGCGTCAGGCGCGTGGTACCCGCTATCCGGACCCGGTCCAGGCCGCGCTGGTCGCGGAAGAGGCGGGTGCCGACGGTATCACCGTGCACCTGCGTGAAGACCGTCGCCACATCCAGGAGCGCGACGTGCGCATTCTGGCCGAGGTGCTCAACACGCGCATGAATCTCGAGATGGCCGTCAGCGAAGAGATGCTGGCGCTGGCCGAGGAAGTCCAGCCGGCCAACGTGTGTCTGGTGCCGGAAAAGCGCGAAGAGCTGACCACCGAAGGCGGGCTGGATGTCGCCGGTGATCTGGCGCGCATCACCGCCGCCTGCGAGCGTCTGGCGGCGGCGGGCTGTGAAGTCTCGCTGTTCATCGACCCGGAGCCTGAGCAGATCCGTGCCGCCTTCGAGGCCGGTGCGCCGGTCATCGAGCTGCATACCGGCGCCTATGCCGATGCCACGGGCGAGACGGCGCGTGTCGAGTTCGAGCGCATCGCGGCCGCCGCGGAACTGGCCAACGAGCTGGGGCTGGTGGTCAATGCCGGTCACGGCCTCAACTATCACAACGTCGAGGCGATCGCGGGTATCTCAGGGCTCAACGAGCTGAACATCGGTCACGCGATCATCGCGCGCGCCATGTTCGTCGGCCTGAAGGAGGCCGTCATCGAGATGAAGCGTCTGTGTATCGCAGGCCAGGAAGCGGGCCTGATGGCCGCGCTGGATGCGCACGATCATGACCATGACCACGAACACGGTGATGACCATGAGCATGTGCAGGGCTCAGGCTGCTGCGGATGA
- the acpS gene encoding holo-ACP synthase, whose amino-acid sequence MIVGIGTDIARIERFEAGMARHGERFARRLLGEEELARFADHPQPAAFLAKRFAAKEAFVKALGTGLRQGMRFTQIQVVNDALGKPSLKLSDEAEALTARAGIRHLHLSISDERDQAIAFVVLER is encoded by the coding sequence ATGATCGTCGGCATAGGCACGGACATCGCGCGTATCGAGCGCTTCGAGGCCGGCATGGCGCGCCATGGCGAGCGCTTTGCGCGCCGACTGCTGGGGGAAGAGGAGCTGGCGCGCTTTGCCGATCACCCTCAGCCGGCGGCCTTTCTGGCCAAGCGTTTCGCGGCCAAGGAAGCCTTCGTCAAGGCGCTGGGCACCGGCCTGCGTCAGGGCATGCGCTTCACCCAGATTCAGGTGGTCAACGACGCCCTGGGCAAGCCCTCGCTCAAGCTGTCTGACGAGGCGGAAGCCCTGACCGCGCGGGCGGGTATCCGCCATCTGCACCTGTCGATCAGTGATGAGCGTGATCAGGCCATCGCCTTCGTGGTGCTGGAGCGTTAG
- a CDS encoding hybrid sensor histidine kinase/response regulator, translating to MLLRTRFQLALLLLPLATSLMFSLYAVDREISGERLAMMERLQASMQAIMPGMANAALAADDQRLHEQAQMLIDQRDVRALTLRTANGGTLLHLGPSQRPETSALVESQAYPSDPDSLVMVMPVIDPWREAQRGEQMSWLVLEASDTRLVLHRYQLLVGYGLANLVFGLALLLLAFHGSRRMLQPLHELGEALTCLARGETHRQLPVAGNDDLSELAENYNRSVEQLKRAREDMQDQIEQTTQDLHESMETVEIKNIELDMARRKALEANRIKSEFLANMSHEIRTPLNGIIGFSNLLGRSDLDNRQRDWLGHMQNASSSLMSLINDILDFSKIEAGKLELEKVQMDIEPLIEEVLAMHAPEAHRKHLHLLGLVYDDVPQRFEGDPLRIKQVVTNLVANAVKFTERGEVIVRVMVDDLSGSNTRLKIAVADTGIGMDSAQRNRLFQAFSQGDPSRARQFGGTGLGLMISKRLVEQMGGEIQVDSLPGHGSTFLFSVPVAVSSIEERPREVVFDHQRICLIEPHSATRRALSYLLTRWSLTLVGIEEQPDLVVVALESRDLKRLDEWGARLKHLPCRVLGLLNAPLPADAENLQQYGIDEVVSKPVTRLQMRHKLANLLHSPHRDPTQAPRSASFTSFEPATREQDAGTAPAAKPASTPAKTTSAGPRPELTAQPARQETPAQPRKCVMVVDDNPSNRLLAEELLTDMGLDTLAAQSGEEALALAQEQVVDAVLMDIQMPGMNGLEATKALRHQHREGNRHLPVIALTAHALAHERRELLAEGMDDYLIKPIDEGLLANLLSRHLGISLNPPPQAARSSSQSRSPARSQSRSPERSQSRSPARSQATSALPPGVKDAASQAESSSPAAPLPRSAAKSQLSLEQDADLPVVDMALGVEMAGGREALALEMLGLLIESLPESEARIRRAWQARDNEAMLDGVHYLNGACRYCGVPRLALLVEALETRIRVSGLSQLEEDVDALFAAIDSLIQWSHSDEAKALLAAPLEPASPGGETAETSETPTAPPAETSSPSSPAPSDAPAEPSDTGSSSVSKPQTSEPQSKDQP from the coding sequence ATGCTGCTTCGTACCCGATTCCAGCTTGCCCTCTTGCTGCTGCCCCTCGCCACCAGCCTGATGTTCAGCCTGTATGCGGTGGACCGCGAGATCAGCGGTGAGCGCCTGGCCATGATGGAGCGCCTGCAGGCCAGCATGCAGGCCATCATGCCGGGCATGGCCAACGCCGCCCTCGCCGCTGACGACCAGCGCCTGCACGAGCAGGCCCAGATGCTGATCGACCAGCGCGACGTGCGCGCCCTGACGCTGCGCACCGCCAACGGCGGCACTCTGTTGCATCTCGGCCCCAGCCAGCGCCCGGAGACCAGCGCGCTGGTCGAGAGTCAGGCCTACCCCTCGGACCCGGACTCGCTGGTGATGGTGATGCCGGTCATCGACCCGTGGCGCGAGGCGCAGCGCGGCGAGCAGATGTCGTGGCTGGTGCTGGAGGCCTCCGACACCCGCCTGGTGCTGCATCGCTACCAGCTGCTGGTCGGCTACGGGCTGGCCAATCTGGTCTTCGGGCTGGCGCTGCTGCTGCTGGCCTTCCATGGCTCGCGCCGCATGCTGCAGCCGCTGCATGAACTGGGCGAGGCTTTGACCTGCCTGGCGCGCGGCGAGACACACCGCCAGCTGCCGGTGGCAGGCAATGACGACCTCAGCGAGCTGGCCGAGAACTACAACCGCAGCGTCGAGCAGCTCAAGCGCGCCCGCGAGGACATGCAGGACCAGATCGAACAGACCACCCAGGACCTGCACGAGTCGATGGAAACCGTCGAGATCAAGAACATCGAGCTCGACATGGCGCGCCGCAAGGCGCTGGAAGCCAACCGCATCAAGTCGGAATTCCTGGCCAACATGAGCCATGAGATCCGCACGCCACTCAACGGCATCATCGGCTTCAGCAACCTGCTGGGGCGCAGTGATCTGGACAACCGCCAGCGCGACTGGCTGGGCCACATGCAGAATGCCTCCTCGAGCCTGATGTCATTGATCAATGACATTCTCGACTTCTCCAAGATCGAAGCCGGCAAGCTCGAGCTGGAGAAGGTGCAGATGGACATCGAGCCGCTGATCGAGGAAGTGCTCGCCATGCATGCCCCGGAGGCCCATCGCAAGCATCTGCATCTACTCGGGCTTGTCTATGACGACGTGCCGCAGCGCTTCGAGGGCGACCCGCTGCGCATCAAGCAGGTGGTGACGAATCTGGTCGCCAATGCCGTCAAGTTCACCGAGCGCGGCGAAGTCATCGTGCGCGTGATGGTGGATGACCTCTCCGGCAGCAACACCCGCCTCAAGATCGCGGTGGCAGACACCGGCATCGGCATGGATAGCGCCCAGCGCAATCGCCTGTTCCAGGCCTTCTCACAGGGAGATCCGTCACGAGCACGCCAGTTCGGCGGCACCGGCCTGGGGCTGATGATCTCCAAGCGACTGGTCGAGCAGATGGGCGGCGAGATCCAGGTCGACAGCCTGCCCGGCCACGGCTCCACCTTCCTGTTCAGCGTGCCGGTGGCGGTCAGCAGCATCGAGGAGCGCCCGCGCGAAGTCGTGTTCGATCATCAACGCATCTGCCTGATCGAGCCACACTCGGCCACCCGTCGCGCCCTGAGTTACCTGCTGACCCGCTGGTCACTGACGCTGGTCGGTATCGAAGAGCAGCCGGACCTGGTGGTCGTCGCGCTGGAGAGCCGCGACCTCAAGCGGCTGGATGAATGGGGCGCGCGCCTCAAGCATCTGCCGTGTCGCGTGTTGGGTCTGCTGAACGCGCCCCTGCCCGCCGACGCCGAGAACCTGCAGCAGTACGGCATCGACGAAGTGGTCAGCAAGCCGGTCACGCGCCTGCAGATGCGTCACAAGCTGGCCAATCTGCTGCATTCACCTCACCGCGACCCGACTCAGGCGCCGCGCAGCGCCTCCTTCACCTCGTTCGAGCCGGCCACACGTGAGCAGGACGCAGGCACGGCACCAGCCGCCAAGCCAGCCAGCACGCCTGCCAAGACGACATCAGCCGGCCCGCGGCCTGAGCTCACCGCCCAGCCTGCGCGTCAGGAAACGCCTGCGCAGCCTCGCAAGTGCGTGATGGTGGTCGACGACAACCCCTCCAACCGACTGTTGGCCGAGGAGCTGTTGACCGACATGGGGCTGGACACCCTGGCCGCCCAGAGTGGCGAAGAGGCGCTGGCCTTGGCTCAGGAGCAGGTCGTGGATGCCGTCCTGATGGATATCCAGATGCCGGGCATGAACGGGCTGGAAGCCACCAAGGCGCTGCGTCATCAACATCGCGAGGGCAACCGCCACCTGCCGGTGATCGCCCTCACCGCCCATGCACTGGCGCATGAACGGCGAGAGCTGCTGGCGGAAGGCATGGATGATTACCTGATCAAGCCCATCGACGAGGGCCTGCTGGCCAACCTGCTCAGCCGTCATCTGGGCATTTCGCTGAACCCGCCACCGCAGGCCGCGCGGTCATCCAGCCAATCGCGCAGCCCTGCCCGCAGCCAATCGCGCAGTCCAGAACGCAGCCAATCGCGCAGCCCTGCTCGCAGTCAGGCGACGTCTGCCTTGCCGCCGGGAGTGAAAGACGCTGCCAGCCAGGCCGAGTCCTCGTCGCCGGCAGCGCCCCTGCCCCGCTCTGCCGCGAAGAGTCAGCTCAGCCTGGAGCAGGACGCCGACCTGCCGGTGGTCGACATGGCGCTGGGCGTGGAGATGGCCGGTGGCCGTGAGGCCCTGGCTCTGGAGATGCTGGGGCTGCTGATCGAGAGCCTGCCGGAGAGCGAGGCCAGGATCCGCCGCGCCTGGCAGGCGCGTGACAACGAGGCGATGCTCGATGGCGTGCATTATCTCAACGGCGCCTGCCGCTACTGTGGCGTGCCGCGTCTGGCACTGCTGGTGGAGGCACTGGAGACCCGCATCCGCGTCAGCGGCCTGTCGCAGCTGGAAGAGGATGTCGATGCCCTGTTCGCGGCCATCGACAGCCTGATCCAGTGGTCGCACAGCGACGAGGCCAAGGCCTTGCTCGCCGCGCCGCTTGAACCGGCTAGCCCCGGCGGTGAGACGGCTGAGACGTCTGAAACGCCGACAGCGCCCCCTGCCGAGACCTCATCCCCGTCCTCCCCCGCGCCCTCGGACGCACCCGCTGAGCCCTCCGACACAGGCTCATCATCGGTAAGCAAGCCACAGACAAGCGAGCCCCAGTCCAAAGACCAGCCCTGA
- the cysM gene encoding cysteine synthase CysM codes for MSHLSETPGDAIPGASDYPSLADVVGNTPLVRLTRITAGRNNVLLAKLEGHNPAGSVKDRPALSMFQEAEARGEISPGDTLIEATSGNTGIALAMTAAIKGYRMVLVMPASASSERKQAMGAYGATLIEADGMEHARDLAEGMIARGEGKALDQFANQDNPLAHYRTTGPELWQQTHGRITHFVSSMGTTGTIMGTSRYLKEQNPAIEIVGLQPAEGASIAGIRRWPAEYLPRIFDASRIDRTLDIGQHEAEVCMRRLAREEGILAGVSSGGALAGALKLAEQVENAVIVFIVCDRGDRYLSTGLYTQDDDMTQQDTPHNEAVAGERS; via the coding sequence ATGTCTCATCTCAGCGAAACCCCCGGTGACGCCATCCCTGGCGCGTCCGATTATCCCAGTCTTGCAGATGTCGTCGGCAACACGCCGCTGGTGCGCCTGACGCGCATCACCGCAGGCCGCAACAATGTGCTGCTGGCCAAGCTGGAGGGTCACAACCCCGCCGGTTCGGTCAAGGATCGTCCGGCGCTTTCCATGTTCCAGGAGGCGGAAGCGCGCGGCGAGATCTCTCCCGGCGATACCCTGATCGAAGCGACCTCCGGCAATACCGGCATCGCGCTGGCCATGACGGCGGCCATCAAGGGTTACCGCATGGTGCTGGTGATGCCGGCCAGTGCCTCCAGCGAGCGCAAGCAGGCGATGGGCGCCTACGGGGCCACGCTGATCGAAGCCGATGGCATGGAGCACGCGCGGGACCTGGCCGAGGGGATGATCGCGCGTGGTGAGGGCAAGGCGCTGGATCAGTTCGCCAACCAGGACAATCCGCTGGCGCACTACCGCACCACCGGGCCGGAACTCTGGCAGCAGACCCATGGGCGCATCACGCACTTCGTGTCCTCGATGGGCACCACCGGCACCATCATGGGCACCTCGCGCTATCTGAAGGAGCAGAATCCGGCCATCGAGATCGTCGGCCTGCAACCTGCCGAAGGCGCCAGCATCGCGGGTATCCGCCGCTGGCCTGCCGAGTATCTGCCGCGGATCTTCGATGCCTCACGCATCGACCGCACGCTGGATATCGGCCAGCACGAAGCCGAAGTCTGCATGCGCCGTCTGGCGCGCGAAGAAGGCATCCTGGCGGGTGTCTCCTCCGGCGGTGCGCTGGCGGGCGCGCTCAAGCTCGCCGAGCAGGTCGAGAATGCGGTCATCGTGTTCATCGTCTGTGACCGGGGAGACCGCTATCTCTCGACAGGCCTCTACACCCAGGACGACGACATGACTCAGCAGGACACGCCCCACAATGAAGCCGTCGCAGGGGAGCGTTCCTGA